Genomic DNA from Burkholderia plantarii:
CGCATGCGTCGCTCGCGTTTGCGGATCCGCTGATGGCTGTTCTCTGCGCGGTCGTTCACGCGGGCAGCGGCCTTCACGAACACCTGCCTGACGGTGGCGAGCGCCGGGATGCCAGCCTTGGCGGCCGGGTAGCTGCGTAACGGGCCGGTGACGATCTCGCGCGGTGCCGGAAAGGAACACAGCACACGCTGGAAAAAGCGCTTCGCTGCGGCCTTGTCGGGCCGTTTCCGCGGCAGGACATCCGGCTCGGCACCGTGTTCGCCGACCGCCCGCCACAGCAGCCAGGGCTCGCCACGCAGATTCACCGACATCGGGGCCGGATGCGCGGTGCGGCCCCGCTGTCGTTGCGCAGCCTTGACCCGCCCGGCGAGGGCCGCACCGAATTTGTCGTACCACCGGAGGGTCGTTTCGTAGCTGGCGATCACGCCGCGCTCGAATCGCGGCTCCTCGATGACGCGCGGGCTCGGCGGGAAGCGGAAATGCCAGCGGAGCGCCTGGCTGATGATCGCAGCGGGGAATCGATAGCCGTGGTGGAGCGCCTTCGGTTTCATCGCCGCATCTTCCGCGACCACACCCGCCGACGTGACAGCGCCGATTCGGGCACGCCCGCCCTGGCCCGGCGCTTGACATCGACCGCCCCCCCTGGGCAGACACGATCGCGTATATTAATTTCATGGTTTATCGGCCGTTAACACCGACTGCCGTGGCAATGCCGCGCGTTGATTCGTTGGCTTTCATCTGAAGAGAGTATGGCCGTCTCGACCTCACTAGGTAAAATCGCCGACTGGGCAGGAAGGAATTTTCTCGTCATCGGCGCGCTGGGCACGTTGATGTCGGTCGCGACATCGGCAATCAGCGTCATCACGCTCTGGGCCGGGCACGACGAAGTCATCACGCATGCTCACGAGAACTCGCGCAACGTGACGGCAGTGCTGGCCAGCGAAATTGCAAGGACGGTGGAAACCTCGAACATGGCGCTGATGAGTCTGGCCACGAACATCAGCAACCCCGCGTTCCGCAACATGGACCCCCGCCTGCGGCATGACCTTCTGTTCGACAGGACCGCCGCACAACACATCACCGGGATGGGCGTGACCGATGCCGAAGGCCGGGTGATCGACGGTTGCTGCAGTCCCACGCATCGGTGGGACCTGAGCGACCGTGATTACTTCAAGGCGCCGCGCGACACGCCCGGCATCGGGCTTTACGTGTCGGAACCCTATGAGGCGCGTTCGCGCGGCGGAACGCGCTCGATCGCCCTGTCGCGTCGAATCGACGGCGCCGACCATGCGTTCGCAGGCATCGCAGTGGTCGCCATCGATCTGGCCTACTTCAGCCAACTCCTGGAGCGCCTGGACGTGGGCGCCCATGGCATCAGCGCCATCGTGCGCACCGATGGCACCATGCTGGCGAGGAATCCCCCCATCAGCGCCCACCAGATGGCCAACTTGCGCCGTTCCGACACGTTCGCGAGGATGACCCGCCACGATTCGGGTTTCTACGTCGCGCGTTCGAGCATAGACGGCACGGTGCGGCTCTATACCTACCAGCGCGTACCCGGCACCCCGCTGATCGCCGTCGTCGCGCCCGCCGAAAGCGACGTCCTGGCCGGATTCACCGGCATGGCCTGGAAAGTCGGTGTTTCCGCCGCGACCATCAGCACGCTATTCTGCGCGGCGGTCTGGCTGCTTGCCTTCGTGCTGCGCGACAACCTGAACAAACAGCGCAAGCTGGCCGAACTCAGCCGTACCGACGCGCTGACAGGCCTGCTGAACCGCCGGGCCCTGGACGCCGTGCTGACCGACGAATGGCAGCGGGTCCTGCGCGGCGATAACTGCCTGTCGGTGCTGTTCATCGACGCCGATCATTTCAAGCAGTACAACGACCTGCATGGCCATGCCAAGGGCGATACCGCCCTGCGCTTCGTGGCGGCATGCATCGGCAAGCACGTCCGGCGCCATGGCGACACCGCCGCGCGCTACGGCGGGGAGGAATTCGTCGCCGTGCTGGCCAACACCGATGCGCATGGCGCATGGGCCGTGGCCGAAGCCATTCGAGAGGAGATCGAAGCAAACAAGCTCGCCGATTTTCCCGAGCCGATTCCCGCCGTGACCGTGAGCATCGGCTGCGCCACGGGCCGCAAGGGACGGCCGTCGTCCGTCGAGACGCTCTGCCGTCAGGCCGACCTGGCGCTCTACCAGGCCAAGCGAAGCGGACGAAACCGGGTCGGCGTCGCGCCGATGGAGGATGGCGAGGCAGCCACCTGAGCGGATATCGCGGCGATCTCGACTTGAAGGGTGGATTACTTGAAGTTCGGGCAGAGCCGATAGGTTTCGACACCTTGGGAACGCTGTCTGGAAAACCTTTCGGGCGACAGGATACGGATTTTTTCCGTGAACGTCTCCGGCTTGACCGGCGTGCCGTCTCCCAGCGCGGAGCAGGTGGTACTCAGGTCGTACTCGTTGCCAGTCCGCTTCAGGATCGTCGAAACACAGTGCGACGAATGTGCTCCCCCGAGGCCATGGCCGTCGTACGTCACGATGCCCGCGTTCGGCACGTTCTCGCATTCCGCTATTTGCGTATCGCCATAGGTGCCCACGCGTAATGGCAGCGCGGCATACGCGGCGGCCGCGAGCGACATGCCCGCGAAAAATAAAGCCGTCTTGCGACAGCAAGCCCGTGGAGGACGGTGAGTAAGGAGCATGTTCCCTTTCAAGAATGTTCAAGCGCTTATGGGCGGTGTAGACCGGCAGGAGACAGGGTACTTCAAGCCAAAAAAATGGCCGCTACAGGGTCTTGCTGGAAATCGCGGCGCGGGCGGGCGGCTCACACCGGCCGACGCGCCGACGCGTCCCGGCCGAGGCCACCCGAACCGCGGCTGCCCGCGGGCGGCCGCCGGCGCGGCAGGCCCCGGATGGCCCGTCGTTGGCGCCGCGCCGCCGGCCCCGGCGGCGGCACGGCACGCAGTTCACGCTCGGGCCGCGCGATGCGCCTCGTGCCTCGCCTCGTGCCCCCTCGCCTCACGACGCTCACCGCCGCGTGCCGCCCTCGCCCGGGCTCGCGCCCGGCAGCGCGCCGAACACGTGCCGGGAACACGTCGCCTCGCGCCATGCCGAGCCGAGCCGGTGCCCGGCCAGCGGCCGGCGCGCGAGCGGCAGGACCTGCTCGCCCGCCAGCATCCCGGGCAGGCCGGCGAGCGCGATCGCGGGCGGCGACGCCACGCCACGCCAATCGCGGCGTACACCACGCCGGCCAGCACGCCGGCCGCCGGCGACAACAGATAAGCCTTCACGGGTGTTCCTCCTCGCTGCCGCCGGCCGCGGAAATCGCACCGGCGAAGCGCTGCCAAGCCTGGCCGGCTTGCCGGCGGAAAAAAGCGCGGAGGCCGCTTTTATAGGGCGGTTTTCGGAATCGGATCGATTCCGTTTCTTGGATTTCCAAGCGCCGCGATTGCGTATCAAATGAATGGAGCTGGATGCCTCATCCTCGCGGCCCGCGCACGCGG
This window encodes:
- a CDS encoding sensor domain-containing diguanylate cyclase, producing the protein MAVSTSLGKIADWAGRNFLVIGALGTLMSVATSAISVITLWAGHDEVITHAHENSRNVTAVLASEIARTVETSNMALMSLATNISNPAFRNMDPRLRHDLLFDRTAAQHITGMGVTDAEGRVIDGCCSPTHRWDLSDRDYFKAPRDTPGIGLYVSEPYEARSRGGTRSIALSRRIDGADHAFAGIAVVAIDLAYFSQLLERLDVGAHGISAIVRTDGTMLARNPPISAHQMANLRRSDTFARMTRHDSGFYVARSSIDGTVRLYTYQRVPGTPLIAVVAPAESDVLAGFTGMAWKVGVSAATISTLFCAAVWLLAFVLRDNLNKQRKLAELSRTDALTGLLNRRALDAVLTDEWQRVLRGDNCLSVLFIDADHFKQYNDLHGHAKGDTALRFVAACIGKHVRRHGDTAARYGGEEFVAVLANTDAHGAWAVAEAIREEIEANKLADFPEPIPAVTVSIGCATGRKGRPSSVETLCRQADLALYQAKRSGRNRVGVAPMEDGEAAT